The sequence ctgttggagatggttgaAAAAGGTAGTGTTGTAATAGTGATCGtggatactataatagtgttatagagtaTGAAGTTTTAAGGTaattgttggagatggccttacaaTTCGGTGGCAAAGTTTCAAGAAAGGACTAAACCGGTTGCGGGTTTGAGTCCTCGGTCTCGTGCTACCGTGCTTTCAATAAAGCTGTGAAAATAAGtcctattattattatttttttaaagttagCCTTATCAAATGAGGCGAGACAAGCTCGCAAGTATACAAACGGACCCTAAGACTAACTAAGTGGCCGGAGGAGAACTAGCGGCAGACACGCTAGCGAGGTGGCTGGATTAAATGTCTATTTATTTgttacttttgttttttttttaaagctgCTTTTAAATTTTAGTTCTTAGCTTTTAcattaaattttaatttctcAGCATATAACTTCTCAGATAAGCTACTTTTAatttctagttcattttctccATAAATAAGTTTCTATCCCCTCTAAAAACTACTTTTCAACAACCCCATTCTCCATTTATTTAGACTTTTGACACACAAAAATTAGAAACTAAAGCAGTAAACAAACAAACACTTACACTAGGCGGCATATTGAACGCCTGTCATGTCTCAGCGTGGGCTAGAGTAACAGTAAAACAGTGCTACCcagttagaccatctccaactatattctcttcatttcatttCCTTCTTGATTCCCTTTCCCgttctttattttctctaatctccaacagttttcctTCGAAGGAAAAGTAGAGATAATACCATTCTAAAAGGAATAATCTTTAGAATTTTTTCGTGAcgagaaccgtgaaggaaaactaTTAGAGCGCTAAAGAGAACAAAATCCCTTTATGACGAGATTTTTGTCTTGGAAGAGAAGCTGTTGCCCATGTTCTTACCGAGCTACTGGAAAACTACAGAATCTATACCGTTCGTGTAAATCAAATCAATTCTCGCAACAGATGGGAAAATTCTCGCATTCTGAACAGCGCTTAAACTATATGTATAGCCGACGTCCAACCTCGTGAAAAGTGTTCAGTTAACTCCGATACGTTCTTGCCTGTTGATATTACAGGGCTAGTTagggatatttttttaaaaaatgtaatGAGTAGAAGAGCTATAAAGAAGCTTGACATTTCAGATCAAGCGGTTCATCTCAAACAATGCAGCCTTTACGCCAAAACCTCTCTCTTCAGTATCAAAGCAATTTGTTTTAACAAAACCAAGTTCACTGAATCCTGGTACAGCACAGAAGGAAGCAGACACGAATGTTTCTATGAAGTAACAGCTTTAGGCATAAATCCCCAGTCTAGGGAACACGTTCGAAGCAAATGGCAGCTGCAGCACAACCGAAGCGTCGACTTAGTCCTTCCTCAGTTCGATGTACTCACGTTTAGTTCCAGCTTTGTTAATGACCACGATCTCCAACTTATCGCCCTGCAACATTTGCATGTTTGTCAGACCAGCACAGTAGCAGATATAACAATAAGAAACAACCAATGAATACATTTTGGTAATGGGAGGGTGCAACGTACAGTGTAAATGTCTCTCTCAGTTGCAGATGCAAACACATCCTTAACTAGATCGACAGCCTCAGACTCCGACAAAGGTGTGACAGCATCCTGCACATATTGAGAAGATTCTTAGGCTCTCTGGAGCTATTGTTATTTTCTGATCACCATTCATTTATACATGTGAGTGCAAATTTGGTCAAATTGGTGCTCAATGAACAAAATAAATCAATAACATATGTCTGAAACACACAAAGGATGTAGAATTGTGCAGGGCTTACTCTTGCAGGGAGTAATAGCGGACTGGGTGATTTTAGTTGGTTGTCCAAGACTGGAATGATCAAAGTAGATCCTGTTCCTTGCGCACTGTATCCGGTCCTCTCATAGGAACCAACTGCATCATAAGTGAAAACGCATCCTTTCCCTGTGCAAGTGCAGGTCATGCTTATTGGAGTGTTCGAACAACACTAAAACAGTAAACAAGAAACGAAATTAAGAAAGCAAAAACATATCTCACCTTCACTGTCAAGCCCACCAAGCACATTGAAGGCATAATATGGGAAGAATCGCTTGTAGTACAGGGTATTGGAGAGGAGCTGTGCCATGGCGGGGCAGCTCATCCTTTTATTGTGCTGGTGCTGGTATAGCTATAAACAAAATAAAGACAACTTAACATATTAGTTCTGGTGCAGTTTATAGTGCTTGATATCAAATAACCGCTTGACGTCGGCAAATAGAAGGATAGAATACGCATACAAGAAACATTTAAATGTTGATAAGAGTTATGAGTTGTGAAGTTTACCAATTCTCTGGCAGCTAGGTTCTTGTGCAGAGCCTTAATATCACCTTGGAAGCCGGAGGATGCTAATACACATTTGTCAGCCCTATACACATGAAGAGAGAATGTTTTAAGTTTGGACACTAAGAATGAGCAGCATGCTGAAATAAAAATAGCATAAAAAATGTCAGCTCCTAACCATCTTTGTCAAAGAGCATGATTAAATAACAATAAGGAACAGGAACCTCAATGCAATAATGACAATAACTTGACTGGCAAACAAAACAGAATGAATTAATTCGTGTGTCACTGATTATACttccttaatttttttaaaaactgtgTATGGGAATTCAAGCaaacaacaaaataactttGTAGAACAACCTCTCATATTCAATAAGTATAGAGCAAAAAAATCAACCATTAGCCATTACAAAGTTATTTCTCACCATTAAAGTTGTACTGGAACAAATTCACGGTAGAATTGAGCACACATAAGAAAAGCTCCAACCATCTTATGAGTTACAAGAAACCAGTAACCTAGCATACATTAGTAGCAATACAAAAAATGCTCAAGAGAAACCAGTAAGTAGACCACCAACATTGGCACATTAGTGTGGTATATCAAACAAAAACACAACTATGCACCAATGCCTGCCAAAACGTTTTTAACAAACAGGACAAAACGCAACTAGACCTAAATCACCTTGCATGGTGAAAGAATATGTTAACAGGAAGTCAACTGAGACAACCATATAAGATAATAAATATTTAGTGGTTTAAAAGGCGAATAAGTCAAAGCTCACTGtaaatctttaaaaaaagatTCAAGAGAGCAAGCGGACCAATATAGGAGTAAACCTAAATGCTATGCTTACATCTCCTGGCCTACGACGGCATTTTAATGAATTGCTGGAACCAACAGTTTGTTTCAGCAAGGTATGTTTCCCTTGTGATGCAGTAAGCAGTGTTTAACATTACTGTTCTAAGACAACCTATCACGTATCCTAATGCAGGAGTAAACACAGGAACATAAGGTAAGCTTACTCTAGAAATTATGCAAATGACCCAATCTGCTCAGCCTTGTTTGAGGTCAGGAAATTGATGGGCTGCAGATCGCAGAACAATAGCGACATCATCAAACAGTAGCATTTACAGAAACCATACCGAGTTAACCAGTAATTGCCGCAAAATAAAAGAATACATAAAGTACGGTCTTTTCCCCAATTCAACCCCAATCCTCCAAATAACAAACCCTAGCTAAATCAACCAACGGCTGCACCAAACCGTGCTAAGAATCACACCTTCCCACCCAACAACCCGACCACGCACTGCATCAAAAAGGCCCGCGCGAGTCTCCCAACCGACAAACCCTAAGCTCAGGCGGGTAGATCGATGCGCGCGAATCGGTTAGGGGACTCACAGATCGCAGATCTTGGAGTGGTCGCGCGTGAGGATGCTGTATCCGACGGAGAGGCGGGTGTCTGCGGCGACGACGCAGTAGTCGGCGCCGGCGATGGCCACGCAGGTCCTTCGGAACAAAACAGACCGTCGTTAGAGAGCGGAGAAGACGGACGGCGGGCGGGCGAGTGAGCGAGgggcgggggaggaggagagagggcaCCTACCCGCCGTTGTTCTCGTAGACCCAGTCGCCGCGCCTCGACATCGCGGTGGTCGGAGTGGGCTGGCTGCTCGGGTTGGGGTGGTGGTGTGGAGTCGCCGGAATTGCGTAGCGGAGCAGTAGACGCCTCCTTGCGTTATGTTCGATGCGAGGCTTTGCGGGCCTTGGGCTTGGGCCGAGTCAGAGATGGATTAGATTTCTTCGTACGCACGGGTCCAGTCcagagaattttttattttttattttcaaaatcaaCAGAAATATGTGCctgtttcaaaaaataaaaaataggtgTTTCTCTTTGGCTGAACAGACGAGAAATGATGTGGCATCTACGTGTCAGGTGCAGAGATACTTCTCATGCTCTGAGTGTGTCTCTGCACTTGACACGTGGATCAGAGAGAGAAAAGGTATCAGGAGACTGACTACTTGACCCCACGGTTGGCCCACACGTCGGCGCCCACACGATGGGGAAAGCCCGCTACCGTTGCTGCTCGCGGTGGCAGTGGCCGTGCTGATGGCCACCGCGGCGGCCATCACGGTGGAGGACTCGACGCCGGACAACATCCAGCCGCCGTCGACGCTGAAGATGCAGGCCGCGCGGGTCACGATGGACTCCGCCGCCGTCATCCACGCCTCGCCCGACCTGCTCGCCATACGTGTGACTGTTACTGGTATACGTGCCACGTGCGCTGACGCATGATACCTCATCGTCCGGCAGGGGGAGGACTCCGCCTGGGTGACCGTCAACTTCACCGCGCCGGCGCCGTCCTCGGGCCACTGGGTCGCGCTCTTCTCCCCTGCCGATTTCGGGTACGCACGCTCGACGCCATCTCAAGACCGATCATAATTAGTTAGTTGTCAAGATGAGTTTGCAGCTACATAATTGCTGCTATCATGACTTGTTCCTGCAATCCGATCCGTGTGCATGCATGTCCTATGGTGCGCGCAGTTTGAGCGTTGGAGGCAGCACAAGCACCAATGCTGCAGCAGCAGGGGAAGAGGGGCCTGCAGGGTTGCCCAGGGTTTGGTTTCCTTGCCCGCGTCACTGGCCTTGCCTCGCCCAGCAAGGCTAGACTGCCTTGCTGACGTAGGAGAGCCGAATCGGCTTCCCCGAGCGAGCGAAGGAAAAGCTTGTTTTCGCAGGCAATGAGACAACCGGTGAGGAATCCAAACACGCGTATTTTTGCTCACCCAAGCTAGACGAGCGCCAACAGGAGATCCAAACGTGCCCTAAGATCAATCAAAAGAGGTTGGCCAACCCATCCGTTCGTCCGCCTGCGCCGCCCAGCTCTTCAATGAAATGCTAAATTTTCAAGGGTGGTCTCgggtagggatggcaacggggtCAATCTCCGTTGGGGAATGCTTccccatcctcatccccatTTAGCTATCGGGGGGAAAATTTCTCCCATCCTCATCCCCGCGGGGAATTTGCGGGGATCGGATCCCTAATAAGAATATAAAATTGaatgatatttgattatttttatatattaacaatatatatgttgcataaataagtaatttattgatgtatATGAGGAtaattaatacaagattgattaaatatcataggttagaaaaaaagaataagaataatttattatttactctacgtaatgtaatatttgtatatttatatacttaaaaaaatatgtatatatgtgatatcggGGATATAGCGAGGAGCAGGGACGAAAAGCATCTTCCTATTCTCGTTCCCATATAAGTTCACAGGAGACGAAATCTCCCCATCCACTAATAGAGAAATTCTTCACGGAAAATCGAGGATCAGATACCCATTAACTTCGCTATCTCGGGGGCTCTCGGGTGCACCAGCACAGTAGGGGTCCCGTACGCCCCGGGAAGATCCGCCACTGAGATCAGTAGTAAAAGGCTAAGTAAGACCTTACATATCCTGATGGAGTTCAGTCATGTGTAGGTCTCACTGGCCTTGGTTGATTTCGTGTGTCTGTGTTCAGTACATATTTGCCAATATCTCGCCGAGTTTCATGAGCTCCGGCAGCGGCAACATGAGCTTTCTGGTGATCAACCAGCGATCCGACTACGCTTTTGGGTTGTTTTCTGGTGGCAAGGACAACGTAAGTTCAGTTCCAATACATTGAGTTTGGAATTAGGATTATCTGTCCGTGCCTTGGAAATTAAGGTTATGCGTGTGATGTTGGCACTAGAAGCTAATTTTACGTTGATTTTGCAGCCTAAACTTACCGCGATTTCAAACAAGATCTCTTTCGCGAATCCAAAAGCTCCTGTTTTCCCACACCTATCTCAAGGAAAAGAATGGAACGTGGTGGGCTTACTTATCATAGTATAGCGTTCAAACACTACGTGGTCCTATTTGGTACAGATTTTGCTTATGGATTATAGATGATTCGAAACTATGTCAGACGATAGGATTATGTAATAGATTATCAGTAAGCAGATTATAAGAATGAACTACACAATCCgaaaaaatagaatatattttttacaGAATTCTCATGAAGTGGATTGTGCAGAAGCATAAACTGTGCTAAATAAGATATGTATATGCTATTGATCGTAGCACAACTTTGCTGGCCATGAATAACATGCCCTTTGTATTGCTGATCCTTGGTGTGCCAAGCCAAGATTTGGTGATGACCAAACTAGAGGCATGTCCAAACCTTAGACAAAGTCGTGATGTTCGGATTGGTCCCAAGCCAGTCATGCCAAAATTCTCGGCCATATATGTCACTAATgtttttagcatcataatacAATTAATACGAGTCTTGAATTATAGATTTAATTGTAAGGAATAAGCAGTGTAAACGGATTATAAATTAGACTCATagcttagaaaaaaaatagtcatcGGAAGGTTGATTatcaaagaaacaaagcaaTTAATGCACTCAATctcatgttgccacgtaagcaGCGCATAGGCAAGAGGCCAAACCCAGGCGATACCAAAAACGTGGGCAAAATAACGATGTTTGATCATGACCATACCAATTTGAGAGTGATTCCAAAATATGAAGGGAAGaagtagtgtttggtttgtgacAGGCAAAAATTTGCCAAAACTATTAGTGTGATACTTGGGGCCTCCATGTCACTAAATTTATTTAAAGTCAAAACACAGTCAATATAGGTCTTGATTTGTTGGAGTGATTGCAAGCTATACAATAGTTTAATCATATTGTTAATAGAAGCTGGCATGTGGCCAGATGGCGTGAGGCCTTCTACGCCTCCACTAATTTTCTAGCGTGTACAGGAGAGGTGCGGGGTGGTGTGGTGTGTCCGTGTGTGTTATATATAGTGTGTGCGTCTCAATATactcttaaaaaattaaaaaaagatcgGGTATTCGTTTTAGGAAATATCATCGTTTGAAGCTATTTAATCAAAACATTTTAAGCCAATCTTTACTGCCATGTCATTTGAACAATGGGCTGCAGGCCTGCCAAACTTTGATGAGCTCTTTCTCTGTCCGGTTTTTGGCTAGGCTTACCACAGCTCACCAATATTTCATAGGCATGTTAAATCTTGGTAAGCATCTTGACACTAGCTAATATTGTGGAAGAAAATTCTGTGAGATTAGATCTTTCAGTAGACCCCTTGTGCCGCGACACGTGCCCGCGCGCGCGCCGTGCAATCGAGCGTGCACGGCGCGGATGGGGGTCTTGCCGGGTCCTTCGCGCGCGGGCCTCGTAGAAGTTCCGTCCCAATGTTGTTGGTAATACAAAAAATTTGGCATGTTACACGAGGGAGAACCAAGATCACCCAGCTTCTAGCCTTTTTTCCGCTAACCAAACAGAACTACATGTGGCTAGTTGGTGTTGAGAACAACAAACTTCATCGTGTTAATGCTAACTTCTTTTTTGCGAAAGGGAGTAAACGTTTACTAATACGTAGTTGATATGGGCTAACGTTGATTATTAGATATCTTGAGTATAAAATATTACATTTGTCAATATTTGAAATGTGTAACTAGATATGGATTCATGGATATTTGAATAAGTGAGTTATTGCATCACAAATTGTTAGATAAAGTGAGCTAACGGAAGGTTTTAGGATCACATTATGCATTGATGGGTAATACGAGTTAACCAAAGTTTTTGGCTGGTGCAGTGGAATCAAATGCAAAATGGGAAGATCCCGCCACAGATTAAAAATTCCAAACCACGCATGTTTCcggaattcaaaattcaaataaaaaataaacagaaaAAATCTCTAACTTCACATATGACTTCAAATGGTTGTGAACCGTTAAATTTAAAATGGAGGGATCAAATTTGATGGTCAATAACGATACAATATTTTGTGGATAATAACTTTACCTACAGTAGCACGTGCTACAGTAAATGACTACAAAACTGTCAGTCAAGTGAGAGATTTGACTTAAGAGATGACTTCAAATCATTATGAACCGTTGAATCTGAGATGGATAGATTGGATTTGATGGCACAATAATGATATAGTATTTTGTACATAATAATTTTATCTACAGTAACGCTTGCTACAGCAAAGAACTACAGACCCCGTCAGGTGAAgtgagaggatttgaattcCTTTGCTATAAGTACTCCAAATCCCGCACCATTACCACCCTCTccccactccctctccctcgcaCACGCGCGCCGCGCACACAACGCGGAGGCAAAATGGTGAGCTCTCAATCTACCTCGTGCTTCGCAAGCCTGCGCTTGTaggtgtgtgcgcgcgcgctgAGCGTGGTTGTGCCGTTCCGGTGCAGGTGATGGCTCAGAAGACGAAGGAGGCAGAGATCACGGAACAGGATTCGCTGCTTCTAGTAAGTTCCCTCGCCCTTCTCCGCTTGGATTCCGTGCGATTCGAGTGGTTTCGGGCGGCTCCGCTCCGGTCGAATCGGGTTTGACGCGAGGGTTTGATCGCGAGCTTGTTGGTTCAATTTGGGCTTGATTCGAACATCGTGGGGCTCGGGTATCGAGTTGGTTTGCCGTTGCGAGTTTTATTTGTGGATTTCGTCGGTGATTTGAGGATTTTACCGGTTTAATGTGTGGATTCGAACGCATTTGGTGCTTGAGCGGTGGGGTTTTGGGGTCTCTTGGCTAGTTTCTGCTTCCGATGGTTCGAAGCATCATTAGCTTCTGGATCGATCAAATCGAGTTGGTTCCTAGTTCTCTCCGCGAAGCACTCTCGAATGTGTCGATAAGTTTGGGCTGGTCAGATTGACTGCTTCGCTGTTACGCATGGATTTGGTAGGTGTTTTTCGCGCTGCGTGCTTGCTCGATTTTCTTTGCCGTTTTGAAGCCTCACTCCAGGGAGGGTTATCTACTAGGTTCACTCGATTTCGCGTAACATTAATGCGGAACTTCTCGTGGTTTGTGGTCTGATTTCTGCGGTTTCCAATTGCTAGAGCTTGAACCGATCCCATCGTGTTGTTTTTCTACTTGTCTGGTTGATTTCTGCGATTCCCAACATTGGGATTTGGGAGTCGGTAATTGTATCGACTTGGTTGTTGCGAATGCATACGGGACAGTTGATTTGCGTTTAGATTTGATAGGGCTGGAGCGTGGATACGTACGTCCTAAGTCTCTATCAGATTGGTTTGCATACAACCTTTCTCGTCGCTTCAAttatttttggagaaattaCTCCTTCCAGTGGCCACAAACCATTTCTGCAGGAGCATCTAGAAATCGTCATTTAATTGTATTCTCACTCAGTTGTTGTTGATTAGTTTAGTCTCTCATCGTGCTTAATTTCTGAAGTTTGTGGAGCAGGTTTGGTATGTAGCTTTTTCACCTTGCATGCGGAAGGGAGACACATCAATGTCTATTGGCTTGCCTATTTCTGAATTTGCTTTGAACAGCAACACAacttttatttgaattttagttggACAGTACCAGTGCACATGGTTCCAGTAGGTATCTATGTTTTTGAGATCAGAAACGCTTCTTCTACAGTTTCTAATTGGTTGTTGCCTTGTGCTATTCTACGGATTTTGAATTCTATGACGTGCCTGTGGGAATTGTATGAGCTTATGAAGCCTTTCTTAGCGTGCTTTTGCAAAATCAGAGAGTGACTTATTTGCAGGACCACAGTCATAAAAGTAATTTGCAGGATGCTTGTTTTGTTACAGAAGTTTCCTTGAAAAACTGGGTAGTTTATTCCCAATAAGATAACTCTTGCTTGCCTTCTCCTATAGCTGTTTGTATATGCGATCGGTTGCATTTTGCCTAGAAAGTtttgctttctatttatttaattttgttagCAATCTGAATGTATGATGCTAATAATTGCAATTACATAATGCTCTGAATCATTAGAGCACAATTTATATCACATGACTCAGTGCATTAGTTCACCTTTACATGTTGAAATTCTCTATAGTAACATCCGTTTGAACAGAACAAGTCTCTTGTACTTCGCTCAATCTGTGTTCACTATTGGAAGACACAACTCATGTGATGTTTTTTGGTGAACATTATGGTCCATTCTTAGTGTTTTTTGTCAGTGCCCCCAATTTGTGATCAGTTGATGGGCCTAAAATTGCTTAAATATCAAACTatttatctcaatttctatccgGTTTGATGAAATCATTACATAGCATGCATGCTTTttgtatagattttttttaataaaagctGTGTTACTTTTATCAAACAGACAAGGAACTTGCTCCGGATTGCCATATACAACATCAGCTACATCAGAGGCCTATTCCCTGAGAAGTACTTCAATGACAAGTCGGTTCCGGCACTAGGTCAGAATTGGCTAGAACGTCAAACCCAGTTTCTACATCCAAAATATACAGCTGATGTGAATCACCTCAAACGCCCTTTATTGCTGCAGAGATGAAGATTAAGAAGCTGATGCCGATGGATGATGAATCGAGGAGGCTGATCGATTGGATGGAGAAAGGTGAAACATGTCCTGAGCTCATTCAATGAATTTACTGTTTTATGATTACTACTTATCTCTTTTGAGTTCTAAAAAACTCTTTGTTGTATTTTACTTGGTTTGGACATCAACATGGTCTCAGACACACATCTTTGGTCATTATTTTTCTAACTGTACATGAGCAAATTACAATAAGAATATCAAAGTACTTTTGATGAAAATTCTACTGATATGTGTTCTAGAACAGATCTATTTTGGAACAGAGGTAGTAtgtgtgaaaatatttttctaatttgTTTATTTGATCAACATTTGGAATCAAAATTTTAGGTGTCTACGACGCATTACAAAAGAAGTATCTCAAGACCCTTCTCTTTTGTATCTGTGAGGAGGAAGGCCCTATGATTGAGGAGTATGCCTGTAAGTTTCACCTTGTGTAATCTGGCTAACTTGTAGCATATTAAGTTGGATTGGGGTTCATATGTCACACATTTTCTTATTATGTGTCAATGTTTCCATGCAGTCTCATTTAGCTACCCCAACACTAGTACTGAGGAAGTTGAGATGAACATGAGCCGCACAGGGAGCAAAAAGAGCAGCACTACATTCAAGTCAAATGCTGCAGAAGTAACTCCTGATCAGATGAGGTTCTTTCTTACCTTGGATGTCGATTTTTTTACATGAAGTTGCAGTCTTGGTACAATAGTAGTGTTGCATTCAGAATGTTATGATTGAAAGAAG is a genomic window of Phragmites australis chromosome 17, lpPhrAust1.1, whole genome shotgun sequence containing:
- the LOC133897748 gene encoding proteasome subunit beta type-1-like, producing the protein MSRRGDWVYENNGGTCVAIAGADYCVVAADTRLSVGYSILTRDHSKICDLADKCVLASSGFQGDIKALHKNLAARELLYQHQHNKRMSCPAMAQLLSNTLYYKRFFPYYAFNVLGGLDSEGKGCVFTYDAVGSYERTGYSAQGTGSTLIIPVLDNQLKSPSPLLLPARDAVTPLSESEAVDLVKDVFASATERDIYTGDKLEIVVINKAGTKREYIELRKD